Proteins from a genomic interval of Fimbriimonadaceae bacterium:
- a CDS encoding restriction endonuclease subunit S: MQRPVRLCDEVVTCFRDGEVTLRHPKKPQGIMESLHEVGYQGVRAGDLVIHDLDAYAGAIGVSDSDGKTTPACAVCTTLPGADAHYLALLFREMARNGYLLAAARGVRERVADLQFGNFASLKIPLPPLDEQVAIVRHVAEFDEKMNRLVAAKVRLLALLDEQEHALLQHAVDTNTATMRL, translated from the coding sequence ATGCAGCGACCGGTGAGACTCTGCGACGAGGTGGTCACTTGCTTTCGAGACGGCGAGGTCACGCTGCGCCACCCCAAGAAGCCCCAGGGCATCATGGAATCGCTGCATGAGGTCGGCTATCAAGGAGTCCGAGCGGGTGACCTGGTTATTCACGACTTGGACGCTTACGCTGGAGCCATTGGGGTTTCCGACTCGGATGGAAAGACCACGCCTGCCTGCGCCGTCTGCACGACCCTGCCCGGAGCCGACGCTCACTATCTTGCGCTGTTGTTTCGAGAGATGGCTCGGAACGGCTATCTGCTGGCGGCTGCCCGTGGGGTTCGGGAACGAGTCGCCGACCTGCAGTTTGGCAACTTCGCCTCCCTGAAGATTCCTCTACCACCTCTGGATGAGCAGGTTGCCATTGTTCGGCACGTGGCGGAGTTCGACGAGAAGATGAACCGCCTGGTCGCTGCCAAGGTACGGTTGCTGGCGCTCTTGGACGAACAGGAGCACGCACTGCTTCAGCATGCGGTGGACACGAATACGGCAACAATGAGATTGTGA